A single genomic interval of Apium graveolens cultivar Ventura unplaced genomic scaffold, ASM990537v1 ctg1768, whole genome shotgun sequence harbors:
- the LOC141700090 gene encoding calcium-binding allergen Ole e 8-like, with amino-acid sequence METSKSEQSPALSSLYLQDLDEIKRALKRFDANNDGQLSAEELSEVIKTLGSTPSAEEITRMMEEIDTDKDGFVSLDEFAKFCSAGSDNGEGELREAFDMYDINRNGLISSSELHQILTKLGEKCTEQDCVKMITSVDSDGDGFVNFSEFKTMMSQSN; translated from the coding sequence ATGGAGACCTCCAAATCCGAGCAATCGCCGGCACTCTCCTCTCTTTACCTCCAAGACCTTGACGAAATCAAGCGTGCCTTAAAACGTTTCGATGCGAACAATGATGGCCAACTCTCTGCTGAAGAGCTCAGCGAGGTGATTAAAACCCTTGGCAGTACGCCTTCAGCTGAGGAAATCACCCGCATGATGGAAGAAATCGATACTGATAAAGACGGATTCGTTAGTCTGGATGAGTTTGCAAAGTTTTGCTCAGCTGGAAGTGATAATGGAGAAGGCGAGTTACGAGAAGCTTTTGATATGTATGATATTAATAGGAATGGACTTATTTCTTCGTCGGAACTGCACCAGATTTTGACAAAGCTTGGGGAGAAGTGCACGGAACAGGATTGTGTTAAGATGATTACATCAGTTGATTCTGATGGGGATGGTTTTGTAAATTTTTCTGAGTTTAAAACTATGATGAGTCAGTCTAATTAG
- the LOC141700092 gene encoding uncharacterized protein LOC141700092, with protein sequence MFLSKPQSLKTTTMKSLPHMHSLFFSTHSFHTQQQQQQQQNLVINITNTPAYWTKKIHELCTTHRNVDAALGLIDHLRLQNYHPTSLNLSSIIHALCDSNRFSEAHHRFLMFVTSAYAVPDERTCNVIIARLLDYRNPEATLFVFNRLVEFKPHFVASLCNYNRLIDQFCGVLRVRDAHRLVFDLIRRGHSPNVVSYTSLINGYCKVGEIGDAYKVFDEMRENNVRPNSLTYSVLICGVVRKKGNEWKELMGKLWGVMGDGDDVSVNNLAFGNLVECLCNEGLFSEVFEIAENMPQGKNVCEEFAYGEIINSLCKNGKYHSASRITYIMRKRGYVPSFVSYNAIIHGLSKTGGCLRAHQLLEEGNGVGYLPSEFTYKVLLEGLCRESDIGKARKVLEIMLKKKGVDVIRIYNIYLKALCLVNNPTELLNVLVYMLQTECKPDVITLNTVIHGFCKMERIEEPLQVLCDMMAGKFCSPDAVTFTTVICGLLHLGRTEEALNILHNVMPKNGFVPGVVTYNAVLRGLFKLDRTKEAMNLFNSMVSGGVIADSITWTIVIDGLFNANQVDEAKSFWDNVVWPSKIHDNFVYAAILKGFCNAGKFDEACDFIYELVDCGINPNTVSYNILMDTACKLGKKKEAYRIMGEMKKNGRTPDAVSWRILDKLHVNVRNRSFVEDSVVHEKN encoded by the coding sequence ATGTTCCTCTCAAAACCCCAATCACTTAAAACAACAACAATGAAATCACTCCCACACATGCACTCACTTTTCTTCTCCACACACTCATTTCAcacacaacaacaacaacaacaacaacaaaacCTTGTTATTAACATAACCAACACCCCCGCCTACTGGACCAAAAAAATCCACGAGCTCTGCACAACTCACCGCAATGTCGACGCAGCTCTTGGCCTTATTGATCACCTCCGTCTTCAAAACTACCACCCCACCTCACTCAATCTCAGCTCCATTATTCATGCATTATGCGATTCTAATCGCTTCTCCGAAGCTCATCATCGATTTCTTATGTTTGTTACTTCTGCTTATGCTGTTCCTGATGAACGTACTTGTAATGTCATCATTGCCAGATTACTCGATTATCGAAACCCGGAAGCTACATTGTTTGTTTTCAATCGTTTGGTTGAGTTTAAGCCGCATTTTGTGGCGTCTTTGTGTAATTATAATCGGTTGATTGATCAGTTTTGTGGGGTTTTGAGGGTGCGTGATGCGCATAGGTTGGTTTTCGATCTGATAAGAAGAGGGCATTCTCCGAATGTGGTTTCGTATACTAGTTTGATTAATGGGTATTGTAAAGTTGGGGAGATTGGGGATGCGTataaggtgtttgatgaaatgagGGAGAATAATGTGAGGCCTAATTCGCTTACGTATAGTGTGTTGATTTGCGGGGTTGTTAGGAAGAAGGGGAATGAGTGGAAGGAGTTGATGGGGAAGCTTTGGGGAGTAATGGGGGATGGGGATGACGTTAGTGTTAATAATTTGGCGTTTGGGAATTTAGTTGAGTGTTTGTGTAATGAAGGGTTGTTTAGTGAGGTGTTTGAAATTGCGGAAAATATGCCTCAAGGGAAAAATGTGTGCGAAGAGTTTGCTTACGGGGAGATTATTAATTCGTTGTGTAAAAATGGGAAGTATCACAGTGCGTCTAGGATTACATATATAATGAGGAAGAGAGGATATGTGCCcagctttgtttcttataatgctatcatacaCGGGCTTAGTAAAACTGGTGGATGTCTGAGGGCTCATCAGTTGTTGGAAGAGGGAAATGGAGTTGGATACTTGCCTTCAGAATTTACGTATAAAGTTTTGTTGGAGGGTCTTTGTCGAGAGTCTGATATTGGAAAGGCGAGGAAAGTTCTTGAGATCATGTTGAAGAAGAAAGGCGTGGATGTCATTAGGATTTACAATATTTATCTAAAAGCTCTTTGCCTTGTGAATAACCCGACTGAGCTTCTGAATGTTCTTGTTTATATGCTCCAAACGGAGTGCAAGCCTGATGTGATTACCCTCAACACTGTAATTCATGGTTTCTGCAAGATGGAAAGGATTGAGGAGCCATTACAAGTGTTGTGTGATATGATGGCGGGAAAATTTTGCAGTCCTGATGCTGTGACCTTTACCACCGTCATATGTGGTTTGTTACATCTCGGAAGAACTGAAGAAGCTCTTAATATATTACATAATGTTATGCCTAAAAACGGTTTTGTACCTGGGGTTGTGACTTATAATGCAGTTCTTCGTGGATTGTTTAAATTAGACCGGACAAAAGAAGCAATGAATCTGTTTAACAGCATGGTGAGTGGTGGTGTAATTGCTGATAGTATTACTTGGACGATAGTAATTGATGGATTGTTCAATGCTAACCAAGTAGACGAGGCTAAGAGTTTTTGGGACAATGTTGTGTGGCCCTCCAAGATTCATGATAATTTTGTCTATGCGGCTATCCTTAAAGGGTTTTGCAACGCTGGAAAGTTTGATGAGGCGTGTGATTTTATATATGAGTTAGTTGACTGTGGGATTAATCCAAATACTGTGAGCTACAATATTCTAATGGATACTGCTTGTAAGTTGGGTAAGAAGAAAGAAGCGTACAGAATTATGGGAGAAATGAAAAAGAATGGCCGGACACCAGATGCCGTGTCTTGGAGGATTCTGGACAAATTGCATGTAAATGTACGGAATAGATCTTTTGTGGAGGATTCAGTAGTGCATGAAAAGAATTAA